From a single Natronorubrum tibetense GA33 genomic region:
- a CDS encoding histidine kinase N-terminal 7TM domain-containing protein produces MIQGFEPYLWLNVVGVVLFSAIAVVAWRHREQPAGLPLVVFSLASAGWAIVPDLAFVALGISWVYWGTILGYVFIDLLVVAWLYIAVEYSSRELAWLPSMLPVLVAVPLIDQFAQWTNPYHGLFYATLEVVEPGPLFHVHALLATLAIVAGLALVLDEYRRSRGIYRRQALAMAWAMALFVLTTVAYITDLAPGGSSVFSITGPVVGGVFLWALFYADFLEVAPVARQTLVDSMSDGVVALDTQGRIIELNRAAQDILEVESAVVGRPGDTVFDTFPVLRDHVGAGVETTTECTVERIGETRHYDLRISPVYTDPRTLSTRLMGRPEEYVGDVVAIRDVTDGRRKELALERTNRQLDQFTRFVSHDLRSPLGIASSYLEFAQETGDDEDFEAVRDRLERMDTILDDLLGLARLHGKSVEREPCQLTAVARSAWNHVDTTGASLTLADDLTLSADDAYLHNVFENLFRNAVEHGSTSPASQAQQDAVEHSSTSPRSQTPGDAVEHSSTSPRSQTPEDAVEHSSASSRPQADNGLEHDSETVTIEVGALEDGTGFYVADDGPGIPPGMETAILEQGYSTKHDGTGLGLSIVQTIVDAHGWTLRVGESESGGARFEIET; encoded by the coding sequence ATGATTCAGGGTTTCGAACCGTACCTCTGGCTGAACGTCGTCGGCGTCGTACTGTTCAGTGCGATCGCGGTCGTGGCGTGGCGTCACCGCGAGCAGCCTGCAGGGCTCCCTCTCGTCGTGTTCAGTCTCGCCAGCGCGGGCTGGGCGATCGTTCCCGACCTCGCGTTCGTCGCGCTCGGCATCAGCTGGGTCTACTGGGGAACGATCCTCGGCTACGTCTTCATCGACCTGCTCGTCGTCGCCTGGCTTTACATCGCCGTCGAGTACTCGAGTCGCGAGCTGGCGTGGCTGCCGTCGATGCTTCCAGTGCTAGTGGCGGTCCCTCTCATCGATCAGTTCGCTCAGTGGACGAATCCGTATCACGGACTGTTCTACGCGACGCTCGAGGTCGTCGAACCGGGACCGCTGTTCCACGTCCACGCACTACTGGCGACCCTCGCAATCGTCGCGGGACTCGCGCTCGTCCTCGACGAGTACCGGCGTTCCCGGGGCATCTACCGTCGGCAAGCCCTCGCGATGGCCTGGGCGATGGCCCTGTTCGTCCTCACGACGGTCGCCTACATCACCGACCTCGCTCCCGGCGGCTCGAGCGTGTTCTCGATCACCGGACCGGTCGTCGGCGGCGTCTTCCTGTGGGCGCTCTTCTACGCCGACTTCCTGGAGGTCGCACCCGTCGCTCGCCAGACGCTCGTCGACAGCATGAGCGACGGCGTGGTCGCACTCGATACACAGGGTCGCATTATCGAACTCAATCGGGCCGCACAGGACATCCTCGAGGTCGAATCCGCCGTCGTCGGCCGTCCGGGTGATACCGTCTTCGACACCTTCCCGGTACTCCGAGATCACGTCGGTGCGGGGGTCGAAACGACGACGGAGTGTACCGTCGAGCGGATCGGCGAGACGAGACACTACGACCTGCGAATCTCACCCGTCTACACCGACCCGAGAACGCTATCCACCCGACTGATGGGCCGCCCCGAGGAGTACGTCGGCGACGTCGTCGCCATCCGCGACGTAACCGACGGTCGGCGCAAGGAACTGGCGCTCGAGCGAACGAACCGACAGCTCGATCAGTTCACTCGGTTCGTCAGCCACGACCTTCGAAGTCCGCTTGGCATCGCCTCGAGCTACCTCGAGTTCGCCCAGGAGACGGGCGACGACGAGGACTTCGAGGCGGTGCGCGACCGACTCGAGCGGATGGACACGATCCTCGACGATCTCCTGGGGCTCGCCAGGCTCCACGGAAAGAGCGTCGAGCGCGAACCGTGTCAGCTGACGGCGGTCGCACGCTCCGCCTGGAATCACGTCGACACCACCGGGGCATCGCTCACGCTCGCAGACGATCTGACGCTTTCCGCCGACGACGCCTACCTGCACAACGTGTTCGAGAACCTCTTCCGGAACGCTGTCGAACACGGTTCGACAAGCCCTGCTTCGCAAGCTCAGCAGGACGCCGTGGAGCACAGCTCCACGAGCCCACGGTCGCAAACTCCCGGGGACGCCGTGGAGCACAGCTCCACGAGCCCTCGGTCGCAAACTCCCGAGGACGCCGTGGAACACAGCTCCGCAAGCAGTCGACCCCAGGCCGACAACGGTCTCGAGCACGACAGCGAGACCGTCACGATCGAAGTTGGCGCACTCGAGGACGGAACCGGCTTTTACGTCGCGGACGACGGTCCGGGAATTCCCCCTGGGATGGAGACTGCGATCCTCGAGCAGGGGTACTCGACGAAGCACGACGGGACCGGGCTAGGGCTGTCGATCGTTCAAACGATCGTCGACGCTCACGGCTGGACGCTTCGCGTTGGGGAAAGCGAGAGCGGCGGTGCCCGCTTCGAGATCGAGACCTGA
- a CDS encoding ATP-binding protein has translation MLNLTPILKRDQPTSRIKIGAKKVGPNTDMVEIRHNDRRAFFYVEPIDDTIVDGIGNKVRMHRNVKTVFGGIDRGKDFLVDPDAAKRDVVECSSAKIHTSELAPDELEPFLRENNYLLHPMEEVVPKGDSLTTFEVASLEPSDYNTLRVTPNTDLEFIDAGELRELRATRNAASRGGPAGRGEEGASDDEAVQVSLEPKKPTVSFEEDVAGLPTVKRTAENLLALFDPDVRDEVVDRYGDEFASRGNSMLLYGPPGCGKTLISEAIAYEAKYNSNIEDSYGEVKFLEIKGSDVLSKYSGESEKRVEAIFEKAHGIAQEGFAVLFFDEVDTLIPDRGDDSLQRHERSLTNAFLQEMNEIEDNLLVIGATNMPFTIDPAATRRFPIQQFIPQPDKEVMAEVWRKHLSSMTGTDDIGYDRLGSASEGYTPAEIADRVLGSELQREFVESVYLSDREPIDPDTDYFLERLEGTEPKTIRQYVASVRTKIDDLEGYPELRRYVEEQADRLGMQLGNGPSSLEQLFGGDSTAAGDDGPASYGPEDSSGNGSEPTSRHAGQEEPVTGRRSDGDSAHGGDPDGQ, from the coding sequence ATGCTTAATCTGACGCCAATACTGAAACGAGATCAGCCGACGTCCCGCATCAAAATCGGAGCCAAAAAAGTCGGACCGAACACCGACATGGTCGAGATCCGTCACAACGACCGCCGGGCGTTTTTCTACGTCGAACCGATCGACGATACGATCGTCGACGGAATCGGAAACAAGGTCCGGATGCACCGGAATGTAAAGACCGTGTTCGGGGGGATCGATCGTGGTAAGGACTTTCTCGTCGATCCCGACGCGGCCAAACGTGACGTCGTCGAGTGCTCCTCGGCGAAGATCCATACGAGCGAACTCGCTCCGGACGAACTCGAACCGTTCCTTCGCGAGAACAACTATCTGCTTCACCCGATGGAGGAAGTCGTGCCAAAAGGTGACAGCTTAACGACGTTCGAGGTCGCTTCGCTGGAGCCGTCGGATTACAACACGTTGCGGGTAACCCCTAATACTGACCTCGAGTTCATCGATGCCGGCGAACTCCGAGAACTGCGGGCTACCAGAAACGCAGCGAGCCGCGGCGGTCCCGCGGGCCGCGGTGAAGAGGGGGCCAGCGATGACGAAGCGGTCCAGGTTTCTCTCGAGCCGAAGAAACCGACCGTCAGCTTCGAAGAGGACGTGGCGGGGCTCCCGACAGTCAAGCGAACCGCAGAGAATCTGCTGGCGCTGTTCGATCCCGACGTCCGGGACGAGGTCGTCGACCGCTACGGCGACGAGTTCGCCTCCCGGGGGAACAGCATGTTACTCTACGGGCCGCCGGGGTGTGGAAAGACACTGATCTCGGAGGCGATCGCCTACGAGGCGAAGTACAACTCGAACATCGAGGACAGCTACGGCGAAGTTAAATTCCTAGAGATCAAAGGAAGCGACGTCCTCTCGAAGTACTCCGGCGAATCCGAGAAACGCGTCGAAGCGATCTTCGAGAAAGCTCACGGGATCGCCCAGGAGGGGTTCGCCGTCCTCTTTTTCGACGAGGTCGATACCTTAATTCCCGATCGCGGGGACGACTCGCTGCAACGGCACGAGCGCTCGCTGACCAACGCCTTCTTACAGGAGATGAACGAGATCGAAGACAACCTGCTCGTGATCGGGGCGACGAACATGCCGTTCACCATCGATCCGGCAGCCACTCGACGATTTCCGATCCAGCAGTTCATCCCCCAACCCGACAAAGAGGTGATGGCCGAGGTCTGGCGCAAGCATCTCTCGTCGATGACCGGCACGGACGACATCGGATACGATCGACTCGGTTCGGCCTCGGAGGGATACACACCGGCGGAGATCGCCGACCGCGTTCTCGGCAGCGAACTGCAGCGGGAGTTCGTCGAGAGCGTGTATCTCTCCGACCGGGAGCCGATCGACCCCGATACCGACTACTTCCTCGAGCGACTCGAGGGGACTGAACCCAAGACGATCCGCCAGTACGTCGCGAGTGTTCGAACGAAGATCGACGACCTCGAAGGCTACCCCGAACTCCGTCGATACGTCGAGGAACAGGCCGACCGACTGGGAATGCAACTCGGCAACGGCCCGTCGTCACTCGAACAACTGTTCGGCGGCGATTCGACAGCGGCTGGCGACGACGGTCCAGCCAGTTATGGGCCGGAGGATTCATCCGGAAATGGATCGGAGCCGACTAGCCGTCACGCGGGCCAAGAGGAGCCTGTAACTGGTCGCCGCAGTGACGGTGATAGCGCTCACGGTGGTGACCCAGATGGCCAGTAG
- a CDS encoding HAD family hydrolase encodes MSAVLFDMDGVLVDSEDYWVEFEREDLFPDAVPDDDVDLAETSGMNFRDIYEYLEDEYGTAITREEWIERFNEAAEEIYTERVDLLDGTHELLEQLNEENIPTAVVSSSPHDWIGMVLKRFDLEGEFDRVISADDIDAASKPEPDVFEHAADEVGVPAEDCVVVEDSENGIEAAARAGTVVVAYRIDAHGDIDYSPADEVVDSAAGVREAVLERVA; translated from the coding sequence ATGAGCGCAGTCTTGTTCGATATGGATGGCGTCCTCGTCGACAGCGAGGACTACTGGGTCGAGTTCGAGCGTGAAGACCTCTTCCCCGACGCCGTTCCCGACGACGATGTCGATCTCGCCGAAACCAGCGGGATGAACTTCCGCGATATCTACGAATACCTCGAGGACGAGTACGGAACCGCCATCACTCGCGAGGAGTGGATCGAGCGCTTCAACGAGGCCGCCGAGGAGATCTACACCGAGCGTGTCGACCTCCTGGACGGGACGCACGAGTTACTCGAGCAATTGAACGAGGAGAATATCCCGACCGCAGTCGTCTCCTCCTCGCCGCACGACTGGATCGGCATGGTCCTCAAGCGCTTCGACCTCGAGGGCGAGTTCGACCGCGTGATCAGCGCCGACGACATCGATGCGGCGAGCAAGCCGGAACCCGACGTCTTCGAGCACGCGGCCGACGAGGTCGGCGTCCCGGCCGAGGACTGTGTCGTCGTCGAGGATTCAGAAAACGGTATCGAGGCGGCGGCTCGAGCGGGGACGGTCGTCGTCGCCTACCGGATCGACGCCCACGGAGATATCGATTACTCGCCGGCGGACGAGGTCGTCGATTCGGCCGCCGGGGTTCGGGAGGCAGTGCTCGAGCGGGTCGCGTGA